A region from the Leptospira venezuelensis genome encodes:
- the flgB gene encoding flagellar basal body rod protein FlgB, with protein MFQKTHFMKTQDLLEKGMNAASMKRKVLADNIANADVPHFKRSEVLFESMIKRALESEKIEASKAIPTRIEDERHISFFTPLDYKSVKPKANIDYLTTVRADGNNVDPEKEVMEASNSQMQYMMMVERMNANFRDLKNVMRLA; from the coding sequence ATGTTCCAAAAAACACATTTCATGAAGACTCAGGACTTACTAGAGAAGGGAATGAACGCCGCCTCTATGAAAAGAAAAGTCCTCGCAGACAATATCGCAAATGCGGATGTTCCCCATTTTAAAAGAAGTGAAGTACTTTTCGAATCCATGATCAAAAGAGCATTGGAGTCAGAAAAGATAGAAGCTTCTAAAGCCATCCCGACCAGGATCGAAGACGAACGTCATATCTCCTTTTTTACTCCATTAGATTATAAATCCGTAAAGCCTAAGGCAAACATAGATTATCTGACCACCGTTAGAGCCGACGGAAATAACGTAGATCCCGAGAAAGAGGTAATGGAAGCTTCCAATTCTCAAATGCAATACATGATGATGGTCGAAAGAATGAATGCAAACTTCCGTGATTTGAAAAACGTAATGAGGTTGGCTTAA
- a CDS encoding LIC10301 family lipoprotein codes for MKKNLFSLAVLSLLIGCQPPLQERILGIWERTSVCTADGQCKNSEPGKAPKLSIFRPGLAIYENPEDPENQRRIEYEFYEKETKSREPELIFRFLNLGFDIRYIVKKANKETLELSNPDLNNTEIYKKLGPAPE; via the coding sequence ATGAAAAAAAATCTTTTTTCCTTAGCGGTCTTATCCTTACTCATAGGCTGTCAACCCCCTCTGCAGGAAAGAATCTTAGGTATATGGGAAAGAACTTCCGTTTGTACCGCAGATGGTCAGTGTAAAAATTCTGAGCCAGGCAAGGCTCCTAAACTTTCTATTTTCAGACCTGGACTTGCGATCTATGAAAATCCCGAAGATCCAGAAAACCAACGCAGAATTGAATATGAGTTTTATGAAAAAGAAACCAAATCCAGAGAGCCTGAACTTATATTTAGATTTTTGAACCTTGGCTTTGATATTCGTTATATCGTGAAAAAAGCGAATAAAGAAACTCTCGAATTATCTAATCCCGATCTGAACAATACCGAAATTTATAAAAAATTAGGTCCTGCTCCAGAATGA
- the queC gene encoding 7-cyano-7-deazaguanine synthase QueC, with amino-acid sequence MSPSSKSNGVRTKSHSKNPKAVVLFSGGLDSTTCLYQAIQDGYSPIALSFDYNQKHKQELKSAKKITKLLEVPHLIQKLNPEFFQGSSLTEKKIKVPKNSLGHSEIPNTYVPGRNILFLSFGVSLAEGIGAQRLYIGVNALDYSGYPDCRPEFIKAYSDAIHIGTKTGSEGHPLEICTPLQFLDKKEIVLLGSKLGVPFSMTHSCYDPVGGKPCGKCDSCLLRKKGFQEAGVPEK; translated from the coding sequence ATGAGTCCTTCTTCTAAGTCGAACGGTGTTCGAACGAAATCTCATTCAAAAAATCCAAAAGCAGTAGTTCTTTTCTCAGGTGGATTGGATTCAACCACTTGTTTGTACCAAGCCATTCAAGACGGTTATTCTCCCATTGCTCTTTCATTCGATTATAATCAAAAACACAAACAAGAACTCAAATCTGCCAAAAAGATCACAAAACTTTTAGAAGTTCCTCATCTAATCCAAAAATTGAATCCTGAATTTTTCCAAGGTTCTTCTCTTACCGAAAAGAAGATCAAGGTGCCTAAAAATTCTTTAGGTCATTCTGAGATCCCAAACACTTATGTTCCTGGTAGGAATATTTTGTTTTTATCTTTCGGAGTTTCTTTGGCAGAAGGTATCGGAGCCCAAAGACTCTATATTGGTGTGAATGCTTTGGATTATTCAGGTTATCCGGATTGTAGACCTGAATTTATAAAAGCATATTCAGACGCGATCCACATTGGGACCAAAACAGGATCGGAAGGTCATCCTCTTGAGATCTGCACACCTTTGCAGTTCTTAGATAAAAAAGAGATCGTGTTATTGGGTTCTAAACTAGGTGTCCCGTTCTCTATGACTCATTCTTGCTATGATCCCGTCGGAGGCAAACCCTGTGGAAAATGCGACTCCTGCTTGCTTCGAAAAAAGGGTTTTCAGGAAGCAGGCGTCCCGGAAAAGTGA
- a CDS encoding NAD(P)(+) transhydrogenase (Re/Si-specific) subunit beta, which yields MEKAYINLIYLVSSILFIIGLKLLSHPKTAVKGNFTGAFGMFLAIVGVFFEYGTINQNDIIIIGAALLVGTGIGTFIALKVEMTGMPQLVALLNGLGGLASFLVGGNSLMEILQPGHDTKQLADLQFTISTAATGIIGAVTLTGSLIAFGKLQGLISEKSVRYFGDQIVKVLFLIGALYLGYLNVTEPTKIEWYWYIVLVASILGILLVIPIGGADMPVVIALLNSYSGLAASATGFVLGNNVLIISGSLVGASGILLTQIMCKAMNRSLPNVLFGGLGAAPSSADSGDIYTGKTKATSAEEVAMLLDMAQRVVIVPGYGMAVAQAQHAVRELYNQLTDKNIEVEFAIHPVAGRMPGHMNVLLAEADIPYDKMKEMDEINPTFNTVDVVIINGANDVVNPLAKTDPGSPIAGMPILDVDKAKTIIVIKRSLSPGFAGVPNPLFIQENCLMYFQDGKKATQEIVTALKDT from the coding sequence ATGGAAAAAGCGTATATCAACCTCATTTATCTAGTTTCAAGTATCCTTTTTATCATTGGATTAAAGTTACTTTCTCATCCTAAAACTGCAGTAAAAGGAAACTTTACCGGAGCATTCGGTATGTTCCTAGCGATTGTAGGAGTATTCTTCGAATACGGAACTATCAATCAAAACGATATCATCATTATCGGTGCTGCTCTCCTAGTTGGAACTGGAATCGGAACTTTTATCGCCCTTAAAGTAGAAATGACCGGAATGCCTCAGCTTGTGGCGCTTCTGAACGGACTCGGAGGACTTGCTTCCTTCTTAGTTGGTGGAAACTCCTTAATGGAAATTCTACAACCTGGTCATGATACTAAACAACTTGCAGATCTTCAGTTCACAATCTCTACTGCAGCAACCGGTATTATCGGAGCTGTAACTCTTACAGGAAGTTTGATCGCTTTTGGAAAACTGCAAGGTTTGATCTCTGAAAAATCGGTTCGTTACTTCGGAGACCAGATTGTAAAAGTTTTATTCTTAATTGGTGCGCTTTACTTAGGTTATTTGAACGTAACCGAGCCTACTAAGATCGAGTGGTACTGGTACATCGTACTAGTAGCGTCTATCCTTGGAATTCTATTAGTAATTCCAATCGGTGGAGCGGATATGCCGGTGGTAATCGCTCTTCTTAACTCTTATTCAGGACTTGCAGCTTCTGCAACTGGATTCGTTTTAGGAAACAATGTTCTTATCATCTCCGGATCTCTTGTAGGAGCTTCCGGTATCCTTCTTACCCAGATCATGTGTAAGGCGATGAACCGTTCTCTTCCGAATGTTCTTTTCGGTGGGCTCGGCGCTGCTCCTTCTTCCGCAGATTCCGGGGACATCTATACTGGAAAAACAAAAGCTACTTCCGCAGAAGAAGTGGCAATGTTGCTGGATATGGCGCAAAGAGTAGTTATCGTTCCTGGTTACGGAATGGCAGTTGCTCAAGCCCAGCACGCAGTTCGCGAACTTTACAACCAACTTACTGATAAAAATATCGAAGTTGAGTTCGCTATCCATCCAGTTGCAGGAAGGATGCCTGGTCACATGAACGTTCTATTAGCAGAAGCTGATATTCCTTACGACAAAATGAAGGAAATGGATGAGATCAATCCTACTTTCAATACTGTAGACGTAGTGATCATCAACGGTGCAAACGACGTGGTTAACCCTCTGGCAAAAACAGATCCAGGCTCTCCAATCGCTGGAATGCCGATCTTAGATGTGGACAAAGCAAAAACCATTATCGTGATCAAACGTTCCTTGAGCCCAGGATTTGCAGGAGTTCCTAACCCACTCTTCATCCAAGAAAACTGCTTAATGTATTTCCAAGATGGTAAAAAAGCCACCCAAGAGATCGTGACTGCACTCAAGGATACCTGA
- a CDS encoding STAS domain-containing protein, which produces MGENSEIIEIKPELTALFNDYYAFRNQLMDAIAKKPVKIVLDLSKIPVMNSISISSLVWFCKNAKLEGIKIDIREIHPDLMKTFEVLKIDEYFQRI; this is translated from the coding sequence ATGGGTGAAAATTCGGAGATTATCGAGATCAAGCCGGAGCTGACTGCCCTTTTTAACGACTATTACGCATTTCGAAACCAGTTGATGGATGCAATTGCCAAAAAACCGGTTAAAATCGTCCTAGATCTAAGCAAAATTCCAGTAATGAATTCAATTTCTATCAGCTCCCTGGTTTGGTTTTGTAAAAATGCTAAGTTAGAAGGTATCAAAATCGATATAAGAGAGATACATCCCGATTTGATGAAAACTTTCGAAGTTCTCAAGATCGACGAATACTTTCAACGAATCTAA
- a CDS encoding tetratricopeptide repeat protein, which produces MIISRKKLSALLLGFILLLGAGLGSKETETSDENQSILAPSPEGELPLPPQPTDQSEVSRRKYQILALNTETINLLRSNAIARAQANIERLKKLDPDCLEYHYLNGAYLYVIGRYPQSKKALLKAVEINPSHDPSYYLLGMIFVRRSKWESSVQYFQKAVELANYNPFYRLNMALAYFETGQYLKAKAEAEKGIELKPNYRNLKLILLKVNFLLGNKADALAQCKEFAKEGFVHREFAYIYARLAMDIDKNFRKAIKLYNQFPDLPFNEKRFLAHAYFHTSNYRASANIYSIISGSKILTEEDRINYLRSLVYIKDYRRLETFVASWMLEEPEKKLKIQEALDTAELLRENDPKVYHMLPSRSPYN; this is translated from the coding sequence ATGATTATTAGTCGGAAGAAACTTTCTGCATTACTCCTAGGCTTTATACTTCTGTTAGGAGCCGGCCTAGGATCTAAGGAAACCGAAACTTCCGACGAAAACCAATCCATACTTGCCCCTTCTCCGGAAGGGGAATTACCTCTTCCCCCTCAACCAACCGACCAAAGCGAAGTTTCTAGAAGAAAATATCAGATCTTGGCTTTGAATACTGAGACAATTAATCTATTAAGATCCAATGCAATAGCGCGTGCCCAAGCAAATATAGAACGTTTGAAAAAATTGGATCCTGATTGTTTGGAATATCATTATCTGAATGGTGCGTATTTGTATGTGATTGGAAGATATCCCCAATCCAAAAAAGCACTTTTAAAAGCTGTGGAGATTAATCCAAGTCACGATCCATCCTATTATCTTCTTGGAATGATATTCGTAAGAAGAAGTAAATGGGAATCTTCAGTTCAATACTTCCAAAAAGCAGTGGAACTTGCGAATTATAATCCTTTTTACAGATTGAATATGGCTCTGGCTTATTTTGAAACAGGGCAATATTTAAAAGCAAAAGCTGAAGCGGAGAAGGGAATAGAACTAAAACCTAATTATAGAAATCTAAAGCTGATATTACTAAAAGTGAATTTTCTTTTAGGAAATAAAGCGGATGCTTTGGCTCAGTGTAAGGAATTTGCAAAAGAAGGTTTTGTTCATAGGGAATTCGCATATATCTACGCAAGACTCGCGATGGATATAGATAAAAATTTTCGTAAGGCGATCAAACTTTATAATCAGTTCCCGGATCTTCCTTTTAACGAAAAAAGATTTTTGGCCCACGCTTACTTTCATACTTCGAATTACAGGGCTTCTGCAAATATTTATTCAATCATTTCAGGTTCTAAAATACTTACGGAAGAAGATAGAATTAACTATCTCAGATCTTTAGTATATATTAAGGATTACAGAAGATTAGAAACTTTTGTAGCTTCTTGGATGTTAGAAGAACCAGAAAAAAAACTAAAGATCCAAGAAGCTTTGGATACTGCGGAACTTCTTAGAGAGAACGATCCGAAAGTGTATCATATGCTTCCTTCTCGTTCTCCGTATAACTGA
- the queD gene encoding 6-carboxytetrahydropterin synthase QueD, which yields MEEIELTKEFRFDAAHFLPNVPEGHKCRRMHGHSFRFKLHLKGKVDEKTGWLMDFAEVSKVVKPLLENYLDHYLLNEIEGLENPTSENISIWLWKKLKPQLSLLYKITLNETCTSACVYNGPSEK from the coding sequence ATGGAAGAAATAGAACTTACCAAAGAATTTCGTTTCGATGCCGCTCACTTCTTACCGAATGTTCCGGAAGGTCATAAGTGCAGAAGGATGCATGGGCATAGCTTTCGTTTCAAATTACATCTGAAAGGTAAGGTGGACGAAAAAACAGGTTGGTTGATGGACTTCGCCGAAGTAAGTAAGGTTGTGAAACCTTTACTCGAAAACTATCTAGATCATTATCTTTTGAACGAAATAGAAGGTCTGGAAAATCCAACCAGTGAGAATATCAGCATCTGGTTGTGGAAAAAACTAAAACCTCAACTTTCTCTTTTATACAAGATCACTTTAAACGAAACCTGCACTAGCGCATGCGTTTATAACGGACCTTCTGAGAAATAA
- a CDS encoding cation diffusion facilitator family transporter, whose product MQGHHHSHDDHHGHSHSHSGDPHASSMPENSRAFLFAFLLNFGFAGIEFVGGYFFESLAILSDSLHDLGDSGFLALAWIFQKIAAKPRNQTFTFGYRRLSLSAALVNSFVLFLGSFGILFFAITKLNEPGSPNGWGMLGLSILGVIVNGAALFKLKNSSGLNAKTAFLHLLEDVLGWVAVFFGSIALILFGWSWVDPLLSIAISLWVGIQSFRNLRKILLLHLQSSPEGIDTKELESRILKLKGVRSVHDLHLWSMDGDYHVLTLHVGVQETSIAQAQKLKEKIRNITKEFHIPHATVEVEPAGTECPYQEC is encoded by the coding sequence ATGCAAGGGCATCATCATTCTCACGATGATCATCATGGACACTCTCATTCCCATTCGGGAGATCCTCATGCATCTTCAATGCCGGAAAACTCCAGGGCTTTTTTATTCGCATTTTTATTAAACTTTGGATTTGCGGGAATAGAATTTGTAGGTGGATATTTTTTTGAAAGTTTGGCAATCCTTTCCGATTCTCTTCATGATCTGGGAGACAGCGGCTTCTTAGCTCTTGCTTGGATCTTTCAAAAGATCGCTGCAAAACCAAGGAACCAAACCTTCACATTCGGGTACAGGAGACTCAGTCTTTCTGCTGCATTAGTAAATTCTTTTGTTCTATTTTTAGGATCTTTCGGGATCTTATTCTTTGCTATTACTAAATTGAACGAGCCAGGTTCTCCGAATGGTTGGGGAATGTTAGGTCTTTCAATTTTAGGTGTGATCGTTAACGGAGCGGCATTATTCAAATTAAAGAATAGTTCCGGACTAAATGCAAAGACTGCATTTCTTCATCTTCTGGAAGATGTACTCGGATGGGTTGCAGTATTCTTCGGAAGTATTGCTTTGATCTTATTCGGATGGTCTTGGGTAGATCCTCTGTTATCTATCGCGATCTCACTTTGGGTCGGGATCCAATCCTTCCGTAATTTACGAAAGATACTTCTTTTACATCTTCAATCTTCTCCGGAAGGGATCGATACAAAAGAATTAGAAAGCCGTATCTTGAAATTGAAAGGTGTCCGCTCCGTACATGATCTTCATCTTTGGTCCATGGATGGAGATTATCATGTTCTTACTCTTCATGTTGGTGTTCAGGAAACTTCTATCGCGCAAGCTCAGAAGTTAAAAGAAAAGATCCGCAATATTACTAAAGAATTCCATATCCCTCATGCAACTGTGGAAGTTGAACCCGCAGGCACCGAATGCCCTTACCAAGAATGTTGA
- the fliE gene encoding flagellar hook-basal body complex protein FliE codes for MNVDFNSKLWYNYNSGYSDSRFPLSPKGDKVSVKIDDQRHYGDVKEPVAPDYVAESFSEAMRNAFKSVNDLQVEADELTQKMVYDPNSVDAHEVMVASEKARVALTFTKTLADGVVRAYRDLTSMR; via the coding sequence ATGAACGTAGATTTTAATTCCAAACTTTGGTACAACTATAACTCCGGATATTCCGATTCTCGCTTTCCACTTTCTCCAAAAGGAGACAAGGTTTCCGTAAAGATAGATGACCAACGTCATTACGGAGATGTGAAAGAACCTGTGGCTCCTGACTATGTTGCTGAAAGTTTTTCAGAAGCAATGAGAAACGCATTCAAATCTGTAAACGATCTACAGGTAGAAGCAGACGAACTCACTCAAAAAATGGTATATGATCCGAATAGTGTGGATGCTCACGAAGTAATGGTTGCTTCTGAAAAAGCAAGAGTAGCGCTCACATTCACTAAAACATTAGCTGATGGGGTTGTAAGAGCTTATAGAGATCTTACTTCCATGAGATAA
- a CDS encoding YbaN family protein gives MAEQKDYSHEVKLHRYGFVRYLLIIIGTISLILGIIGIFTPVLPTTPFLLLTAACYARASQKFYNWLMNNKYFGSFIRDWRIHKAIPLKAKIISVSTIVLTMTVSAVFAPLLPVRIGMAVIGACVIFYILRFPTKKEEMAE, from the coding sequence TTGGCAGAACAAAAGGATTATAGCCACGAAGTAAAACTTCATAGATATGGATTCGTTCGTTATTTATTGATCATAATAGGAACCATATCTTTGATTTTGGGGATTATCGGGATCTTCACCCCGGTCCTTCCTACTACTCCATTCTTACTTCTAACCGCGGCTTGTTATGCGAGGGCTTCTCAGAAGTTCTATAACTGGCTGATGAATAATAAATATTTCGGAAGTTTTATTAGAGATTGGAGAATCCACAAAGCGATCCCACTTAAAGCAAAGATTATCTCTGTTTCTACGATAGTGCTTACCATGACAGTGAGTGCGGTATTCGCTCCTCTATTACCGGTTCGCATCGGAATGGCAGTAATAGGTGCATGCGTAATCTTTTATATTCTTCGCTTCCCTACAAAAAAGGAAGAAATGGCTGAATGA
- a CDS encoding NAD(P) transhydrogenase subunit alpha produces MEQFVSYLTIFLIAVFVGIEVINRIPPLLHTPLMSGSNAISGITVIGAILTLHTTNHWIIQVLGFIAIVAATVNVIGGFVVTHRMLGMFKKKD; encoded by the coding sequence ATGGAACAGTTCGTAAGCTACCTGACGATATTTTTAATCGCAGTGTTCGTAGGAATCGAGGTCATCAACCGTATTCCTCCTTTATTACATACCCCTCTTATGTCAGGCTCTAACGCCATTTCGGGGATTACAGTCATCGGAGCGATCTTAACTCTTCATACTACAAATCATTGGATTATTCAAGTATTAGGATTTATCGCGATCGTTGCAGCAACCGTCAACGTAATTGGAGGGTTCGTAGTAACTCACCGTATGTTGGGAATGTTCAAGAAAAAGGATTAA
- the flgC gene encoding flagellar basal body rod protein FlgC: protein MGLFSAVNISATGLSAQRLRMDVIGNNIANATTTRNTNGDGPFRRDRVILTPVNLRTKWKSPVYPFGLSPGEGKGVKVMKIEKDMSPLRLTYDPTHPDAIQIGPKKGYVEMPNVNIVTEMTDMISASRSYEANVQMINGSKAMFNKALEIGRA, encoded by the coding sequence ATGGGACTATTTAGCGCAGTTAATATCTCCGCCACTGGACTTTCCGCACAAAGACTTCGTATGGATGTGATCGGAAACAATATCGCGAACGCAACCACTACAAGGAATACTAATGGAGACGGCCCTTTCCGCAGGGACAGAGTGATCCTTACTCCTGTAAATCTTAGAACTAAATGGAAAAGTCCAGTTTATCCTTTTGGTCTTTCTCCTGGAGAAGGTAAAGGTGTGAAAGTAATGAAAATCGAGAAGGATATGAGTCCTTTACGATTAACTTATGATCCGACCCATCCTGACGCGATCCAGATCGGACCTAAAAAAGGCTATGTGGAAATGCCGAACGTAAATATAGTCACCGAAATGACGGACATGATCTCTGCTTCCAGATCCTACGAGGCAAACGTCCAGATGATCAACGGATCCAAGGCTATGTTCAATAAAGCCTTAGAGATCGGAAGAGCTTAA